A region from the Muribaculum gordoncarteri genome encodes:
- a CDS encoding fimbrillin family protein → MKAFALLSLTALLFAANACSDNEAPAGTTGQHAISFNALASKQPRSAATTTASLKSFVVYAFTGSKPLMEGVTVSRDGGLWTYSPTAYWPETPVNFYAFSPDISNSSQITGIGSNSIPDFINNSNIDLLYAVNIGEYEKPAPVAINFRHAFAKVDVMMSSSNVDIQVKVSHVSLCNIYTKGTFRFPQATTSPENPEAMGSWTDLSANQKILTFYAIDNESQVTLTSNPVNLTEGTLDTQFFLPQELTKVELAGNDYIGNFIQVDCEIYDTSSGAKLWPKSDTPSYMLVPHTDLGRLIFPLMTTNVEDWKMGYSYVYNIAINNPAVLDAIEFEPTVDEYAEINP, encoded by the coding sequence ATGAAAGCTTTTGCATTACTAAGCTTAACAGCATTGTTGTTTGCGGCAAATGCCTGCTCCGACAATGAAGCACCTGCTGGCACTACCGGTCAGCATGCAATATCGTTCAACGCGCTTGCGTCAAAGCAACCGCGTTCGGCCGCAACCACCACAGCGTCGCTAAAAAGCTTCGTCGTATATGCATTCACCGGCTCCAAGCCCCTTATGGAAGGTGTAACCGTGTCGCGAGACGGTGGATTGTGGACTTATTCTCCTACGGCCTACTGGCCCGAAACTCCGGTTAATTTCTATGCATTCAGCCCCGACATATCCAATTCTTCACAAATCACAGGTATAGGCTCCAACTCAATTCCCGATTTCATAAATAACAGCAACATCGATTTGCTCTATGCCGTGAACATCGGGGAGTATGAAAAGCCGGCTCCGGTAGCAATCAACTTCAGGCATGCATTTGCCAAAGTAGATGTAATGATGTCGAGCAGCAATGTCGACATTCAGGTCAAAGTAAGTCATGTGTCGTTATGCAACATTTACACCAAAGGCACATTCCGGTTTCCACAAGCAACAACTTCGCCCGAGAATCCCGAAGCTATGGGATCTTGGACCGACTTAAGTGCCAACCAAAAAATTCTGACATTCTATGCAATTGACAATGAGTCGCAAGTAACGCTGACCTCTAATCCGGTCAACCTCACTGAAGGCACACTGGACACTCAGTTCTTTCTACCGCAAGAGCTTACTAAAGTCGAGCTTGCAGGCAACGACTATATAGGCAATTTCATTCAGGTCGACTGTGAGATTTACGACACCTCAAGCGGGGCAAAGTTGTGGCCAAAGTCCGACACACCGTCCTACATGCTCGTACCTCACACCGATCTCGGACGGCTCATATTCCCGTTGATGACGACCAATGTCGAGGATTGGAAAATGGGATATTCCTACGTTTACAACATCGCCATCAACAATCCTGCCGTACTCGATGCAATAGAATTTGAGCCGACAGTCGACGAATACGCCGAAATCAATCCCTGA
- a CDS encoding MATE family efflux transporter, whose translation MTTNKQRHNLSVNREILSLSLPSIVTNITTPLLGLVDVAIVGHMDSAAYIGAIAIGGSMFNMLYWLFGFLRMGSSGMTAQAFGAKDRLAQSRILQQALLVAMLAGIAMIVLRHQVCEAVLWFMDVEADTAVLARTYFEILVWGAPAVLGTYVMSGWFLGMQNSRAPMWVSIFINLCNIAVSLVLVYCFNYDIPGVAVGSLVAQWGGFMLACSICLIRYDIVLSTFKEIVEIKGLKHFFRINVDIFLRTLCLVAVTLWFTRTGSRQGTEMLAVNALLMQFFTLFSFFMDGFAFAGEAICGKYIGAGERTLLRRSIDALCRWGAGLAVAFTVIYAVGGDLLLNFLSSEKNVIVHAHEYIYWIITIPVAGFLAFTWDGVFIGATATRSMLLSMAAATAVFFITYALAFPSLGNHGLWLAFICYLLTRGIILSVIGRRYRRY comes from the coding sequence ATGACGACGAATAAACAACGACACAACCTATCGGTAAACCGCGAAATCCTATCACTGTCCCTGCCCTCGATAGTCACCAATATCACCACTCCCCTGCTGGGGCTGGTGGATGTGGCTATCGTGGGACACATGGACTCGGCCGCCTACATCGGCGCGATAGCCATAGGCGGCTCAATGTTCAACATGCTCTACTGGCTGTTTGGATTCCTGCGCATGGGTTCAAGCGGCATGACGGCACAGGCTTTCGGAGCCAAGGACCGCCTTGCGCAGTCACGCATCCTGCAGCAGGCTCTGCTCGTGGCCATGCTTGCCGGAATAGCAATGATAGTCCTGCGACATCAGGTGTGCGAAGCCGTACTATGGTTCATGGATGTCGAGGCCGACACCGCCGTACTCGCACGCACCTACTTTGAAATTCTCGTATGGGGCGCTCCCGCCGTACTCGGCACCTACGTTATGTCGGGTTGGTTTCTCGGCATGCAGAACTCCCGCGCGCCCATGTGGGTATCTATATTCATCAACCTGTGCAACATCGCGGTGAGCCTGGTGCTCGTATACTGCTTCAATTACGACATACCCGGTGTGGCCGTAGGCTCCCTTGTGGCCCAATGGGGCGGATTCATGCTTGCCTGCTCGATATGCCTCATCAGGTACGACATCGTGCTGTCGACATTCAAGGAGATTGTCGAGATAAAGGGGCTGAAGCACTTTTTCCGCATAAATGTCGACATATTCCTGCGCACGCTATGCCTCGTTGCCGTCACGTTGTGGTTTACCCGCACGGGGTCACGCCAAGGCACCGAGATGCTTGCCGTCAATGCGCTGCTCATGCAGTTTTTCACCCTCTTCTCCTTCTTCATGGACGGATTCGCATTTGCCGGCGAAGCCATCTGCGGCAAATACATCGGAGCAGGCGAGCGCACCCTACTGCGCCGAAGCATCGACGCGCTGTGCCGATGGGGAGCCGGACTCGCCGTGGCCTTCACCGTCATCTACGCCGTGGGCGGTGACTTGCTTCTCAATTTCCTGAGCTCCGAAAAGAATGTCATCGTTCATGCTCACGAGTACATCTACTGGATAATCACTATACCCGTCGCCGGATTCCTTGCCTTCACATGGGACGGCGTGTTCATCGGCGCCACCGCCACACGCTCCATGCTCCTGTCGATGGCCGCGGCCACAGCCGTATTCTTCATCACCTACGCTCTGGCGTTTCCCTCGCTTGGCAATCACGGGCTTTGGCTCGCATTCATCTGCTATCTGCTCACCCGCGGCATCATTCTGTCGGTCATCGGACGCCGTTACCGCCGCTATTGA
- a CDS encoding GNAT family N-acetyltransferase, with protein MQNIIIKKAGVEQLNLLLEWRMMVLREVFSLPESCDTGRLRESCRAYYEKELAAGGHVACFAWVDGLIAGCGGMCLYDEIPSPENPSGKCAYLMNIYTLPELRRHEIGRCIVDWLVARARERGIVKIYLESTRAGHRLYHDVGFRNMSDMLKLPGLLA; from the coding sequence ATGCAGAATATAATTATAAAGAAGGCAGGTGTGGAGCAGTTAAATCTGCTGCTTGAATGGCGCATGATGGTGCTTAGAGAGGTGTTTTCATTGCCTGAAAGTTGTGATACGGGCCGATTGCGTGAATCATGCAGGGCCTATTATGAGAAGGAGTTGGCAGCCGGAGGTCATGTGGCGTGCTTTGCATGGGTCGACGGGCTGATTGCGGGATGCGGAGGCATGTGCCTCTATGATGAAATACCCTCGCCCGAGAATCCGTCGGGCAAGTGTGCCTATCTGATGAACATATACACGTTGCCCGAGTTGCGTCGTCATGAGATAGGGCGGTGCATCGTCGACTGGCTTGTGGCACGTGCCCGTGAACGCGGCATAGTGAAGATATACCTTGAGTCGACACGTGCCGGTCACAGGCTTTATCATGATGTGGGATTCCGAAACATGTCGGATATGCTGAAACTTCCCGGTCTTCTCGCTTGA
- a CDS encoding LrgB family protein: protein MSFLDNQYFLLALTFIIYVASQLLQRRTGISMLNPILLSTVAIIVFLLVCDIDYDTYSKGGEFIDFWLKPAVVALGVPLYRQLESIKKQFLPILLAEVAGCIVGIASVVIVAQMLGASREVVMSLASKSVTTPIAIEVTQAIGGIPALTAAVVVCTGIFGGMTGFRMMKLSRVKSPIAQGLSMGTAAHAVGTSVAMETGYRYGAFSSLGLTINGLFTALLTPFILELLGYTL, encoded by the coding sequence ATGAGCTTTCTCGATAACCAATACTTCCTGCTGGCCCTTACATTTATTATTTATGTGGCCTCACAGCTGCTACAGCGTCGCACCGGCATATCGATGCTCAACCCCATCCTGCTGTCGACCGTGGCGATAATCGTGTTTCTGCTCGTGTGTGACATCGACTACGACACCTACTCCAAGGGCGGCGAGTTCATCGACTTCTGGCTCAAACCCGCCGTAGTGGCGCTTGGCGTACCCCTCTACCGTCAGCTCGAGTCGATCAAGAAGCAGTTTCTGCCCATTCTCCTTGCCGAAGTCGCGGGATGCATCGTGGGCATAGCGTCGGTTGTCATCGTGGCGCAGATGCTCGGAGCGTCACGTGAGGTGGTAATGTCACTCGCCTCAAAGTCGGTCACCACCCCTATCGCCATCGAGGTGACGCAAGCCATAGGCGGCATTCCTGCACTCACGGCCGCCGTCGTGGTGTGTACCGGCATCTTCGGCGGCATGACAGGATTCAGGATGATGAAGCTGTCGCGCGTCAAGAGCCCCATAGCCCAGGGACTTTCCATGGGTACGGCCGCCCATGCCGTGGGCACATCGGTGGCCATGGAAACGGGCTATCGCTACGGCGCATTCTCGTCGCTCGGGCTCACCATCAACGGACTCTTCACCGCCCTGCTCACCCCCTTCATCCTGGAGCTGCTCGGCTACACTCTGTGA
- a CDS encoding DNA polymerase III subunit gamma/tau encodes MENYIVSARKYRPSTFASVVGQKALTATLRNSISKERLAHAYLFTGSRGVGKTSCARIFAKTINCEHRTPDGEACNECASCREFNEGRSLNIIELDAASNNGIDDMRNLIDQVQVPPVHARYRVFIIDEVHMLSSGAFNAFLKTLEEPPSYVIFILATTEKHKIIPTILSRCQIYDFNRITINDMVEHLAYVATQEGITAEPAALNVIARKADGAMRDALSIFDQVAASSMGNVTYKSTVENLNILDHEYYDRLVEAMLTGNVPQALLIYKDIREKGFDSQFFITGLASHFRDLMVARDPSTISLLEADEESRQAMAKVAQQCTPQFLYKAMDLCNDADLNYRVASNKQFLVELTLIKLCQQIRPEGDSGNKLSAVTASQPASASNQLLKTTATSPKAAPAPQPANQVAQQPVSNQPLKAPVTPQPAAAPQPAHPQPAVPRRHQGLRTPGLSLKSTVTQANEQAAEYVRETPRRSTDFTDEQFAATWQSVIDSHPKEHLLINAMRVARPQRIEGARYGVTVESEAIRDSIVQSMPMLLEELHNRLENDFVTLDIALNKGQATATSLTDGEVYSLMRRKYPYLNNVIDDLHLTML; translated from the coding sequence ATGGAAAATTACATTGTATCAGCACGCAAATACCGTCCGTCGACCTTTGCAAGCGTCGTGGGACAGAAGGCTTTGACAGCCACACTACGCAACTCCATCAGCAAGGAGCGACTGGCTCACGCCTACCTTTTCACAGGATCACGCGGAGTGGGCAAAACTTCATGCGCCCGAATATTTGCCAAGACAATCAACTGTGAGCATCGCACTCCCGACGGAGAGGCATGTAACGAATGTGCCTCATGCCGAGAGTTCAACGAAGGACGCTCGCTCAACATCATCGAACTTGATGCCGCATCCAACAACGGCATTGACGATATGCGCAACCTCATCGACCAGGTGCAGGTGCCTCCGGTACACGCTCGTTACCGTGTATTCATCATCGACGAGGTACACATGCTTTCGTCGGGAGCATTCAACGCTTTCCTAAAGACACTTGAAGAGCCGCCGAGCTATGTGATTTTCATCCTTGCGACAACCGAGAAGCACAAAATCATACCCACCATTCTGTCACGATGCCAAATCTACGATTTCAACCGCATCACGATCAACGACATGGTGGAGCATCTCGCCTATGTGGCAACTCAAGAAGGCATAACAGCCGAGCCGGCGGCTCTCAATGTAATTGCACGAAAAGCCGACGGAGCGATGCGCGATGCGCTTTCAATATTTGACCAGGTCGCCGCATCATCGATGGGAAACGTGACCTATAAGTCGACCGTCGAAAACCTGAACATACTCGATCACGAATACTACGACCGTCTTGTCGAGGCAATGCTGACAGGCAATGTGCCACAGGCATTGCTCATATACAAGGACATACGCGAAAAAGGATTTGACTCACAATTTTTCATCACCGGACTGGCTTCGCACTTCCGCGACCTGATGGTGGCTCGCGACCCGTCGACAATCTCACTGCTCGAAGCCGATGAAGAATCTCGACAGGCAATGGCAAAGGTAGCGCAGCAATGCACGCCCCAATTCCTGTATAAGGCCATGGATCTGTGCAATGATGCCGACCTTAACTACCGCGTAGCATCCAACAAGCAATTCCTCGTCGAGCTTACACTGATCAAGCTGTGCCAACAAATCAGGCCCGAGGGTGATTCGGGCAATAAGCTGTCGGCCGTCACCGCCTCACAACCGGCCTCAGCGAGTAATCAGTTGCTGAAAACCACTGCTACATCGCCCAAGGCCGCCCCGGCACCGCAACCAGCCAATCAGGTGGCACAGCAGCCTGTCAGTAATCAACCGCTGAAAGCCCCTGTCACCCCGCAACCTGCAGCGGCACCTCAACCCGCACATCCCCAACCGGCCGTTCCTCGACGCCATCAAGGACTGCGCACTCCCGGATTGTCGCTTAAGAGCACTGTGACACAAGCCAACGAACAAGCCGCCGAATACGTGCGTGAAACACCCCGCCGTTCCACCGACTTCACTGACGAACAGTTTGCTGCGACATGGCAAAGCGTAATCGACTCGCACCCCAAGGAGCACCTGCTCATAAACGCAATGCGCGTGGCTCGTCCGCAACGCATCGAGGGTGCGCGTTACGGAGTAACCGTCGAGAGCGAAGCCATACGCGACAGCATCGTCCAATCGATGCCTATGCTGCTTGAGGAGTTGCACAACCGCCTCGAAAACGACTTCGTGACACTCGACATAGCCTTAAACAAAGGACAGGCCACCGCCACTTCACTTACCGACGGAGAAGTGTATTCGCTTATGCGTCGCAAGTATCCCTACCTAAACAATGTCATCGACGACCTGCATCTCACCATGCTGTGA
- a CDS encoding DUF5119 domain-containing protein, with protein sequence MKPCFEDDVDITIVNDWALAPDADPEGIAYTFYIDGVKDHWRFDFPGREAGKVILPTGHYRFIMYNDDTSGVRFESGDDGTMVATSRPGYILEGLPGWNSNDTITYTREKVLICPDMMWSGSYSDVTVTYDQLTYSDSTATYTSRLSESNPMQLVTKPRQIVATYSYDIINVKNLSGVKRMCAAMSGLAASLCVNNGLPSSQPVTLPVKAVKSGDSSISGKFFTFGLPRATRAPNLLYLFVWLTDGRRYVYEFDVTEQVVKASDHLNVHVVVDSLSLPESIPDESVGTFDPSVDGWTHVVVNFVV encoded by the coding sequence ATGAAGCCTTGCTTCGAAGACGACGTGGACATTACAATTGTCAACGATTGGGCATTGGCTCCCGATGCCGATCCCGAAGGCATAGCCTATACATTCTATATCGACGGAGTGAAGGATCATTGGCGATTTGACTTCCCGGGGCGAGAGGCCGGAAAAGTGATACTTCCCACCGGACACTACCGATTCATAATGTACAACGACGACACCTCGGGTGTTAGATTTGAATCGGGCGACGACGGCACCATGGTTGCCACAAGCCGACCCGGGTACATTCTCGAAGGTCTTCCGGGATGGAATTCAAACGACACCATAACCTATACTCGTGAAAAGGTATTGATATGCCCCGACATGATGTGGTCGGGCTCCTACTCCGATGTAACAGTCACCTACGACCAACTCACCTACTCCGACTCCACCGCCACCTACACTTCGCGTTTGTCCGAAAGCAACCCCATGCAGTTGGTTACCAAGCCAAGACAAATCGTTGCAACTTATTCTTACGACATTATAAATGTCAAAAATCTCAGCGGAGTCAAACGAATGTGCGCTGCGATGAGCGGACTCGCAGCGTCATTATGCGTCAACAACGGACTGCCCTCCTCTCAGCCCGTAACGCTCCCTGTAAAGGCTGTAAAAAGCGGTGACAGCTCAATATCAGGGAAGTTTTTCACATTCGGCCTGCCTCGTGCAACCCGAGCTCCTAACTTATTGTATCTCTTCGTATGGCTCACCGACGGACGCCGATACGTTTACGAGTTTGATGTGACTGAGCAAGTCGTCAAAGCTTCCGACCATCTTAACGTACACGTAGTGGTGGATTCACTGTCGTTACCGGAGTCTATTCCCGATGAATCAGTAGGGACATTCGACCCTTCGGTAGACGGATGGACTCATGTCGTTGTGAACTTTGTAGTATAA
- a CDS encoding OPT family oligopeptide transporter: MSDNRNLDDAANGIDPATNDNGVAGLPENAFRELAADEQYHPVMHPARDYREVTPYSVGMGLLLAVIFSAAAAYLGLRVGQVFEAAIPIAIIAVGLSSALGKKDALGQNVIIQSIGACSGVIVAGAIFTLPALYILQAKYPDIAVNFFEIFLSSLFGGILGILFFIPFRKYFVKDMHGKYPFPEATATTQVLVSGEGKGEKSGSQAKTLIIASLIGGIYDYVLATFKWWAENVTSIASEWGTALAAKTKLVFSVNTGAALLGLGYIVGLKYAFVIFAGSIFVWWIIIPLMGTYGAPEIASMEPGAIFSDYARLIGIGGIAMAGVIGIVKSWSIIAQAIGLAARELKGKSSDIKEVRWQLDISMKHIVYLIAIALIAVLAFFYFGVIHTFWQALVAWLVVVVIAFLFTTVAANAIAIVGSNPVSGMTLMTLIIASAIFVAIGLKGTSGIVAAMVIGGVVCTALSMAGGFVTDLKIGYWLGSTPRKQESWKFLGTLVSAATVGGVILVLNDVYGFSGPDALVAPQANAMAKVIEPLMMGGDTPWILYMVGAILALILNWLGVPALAFCLGMFIPLQLNTPMLIGGAISWFVSSRSTDSAVNDARRDRGTLIASGLIAGGALFGVFAALTNYMGFEYTNPLSMTTSQALGCVMYLLLIIYLIVDCMRAKKL, from the coding sequence ATGTCTGACAACCGAAACTTAGACGATGCCGCCAACGGCATCGACCCGGCGACCAACGACAACGGCGTGGCCGGACTACCCGAAAACGCGTTTAGAGAGCTCGCCGCCGACGAGCAGTATCATCCCGTAATGCACCCTGCACGCGACTACCGCGAGGTGACTCCCTACTCCGTGGGCATGGGACTGCTCCTCGCCGTCATATTCAGTGCGGCGGCCGCCTATCTCGGATTGCGCGTAGGCCAGGTGTTTGAGGCCGCAATACCTATCGCCATCATCGCCGTGGGACTTTCAAGCGCACTCGGCAAGAAGGACGCCCTTGGACAGAATGTAATCATCCAGTCAATAGGCGCCTGCTCGGGAGTGATTGTGGCCGGTGCCATATTCACCCTGCCCGCGCTCTACATCCTTCAGGCCAAGTATCCCGACATTGCGGTCAACTTCTTCGAGATATTCCTCAGTTCGCTCTTCGGAGGCATATTGGGAATACTCTTCTTCATCCCCTTCCGCAAATATTTCGTTAAGGACATGCACGGCAAATACCCCTTCCCCGAAGCTACAGCCACCACCCAGGTGCTCGTGAGCGGCGAAGGCAAGGGCGAAAAGAGCGGATCACAGGCCAAGACACTCATCATAGCGTCACTTATAGGAGGTATCTACGACTACGTGCTTGCCACGTTCAAGTGGTGGGCCGAGAATGTCACCTCAATCGCTTCGGAATGGGGAACGGCGCTTGCCGCCAAGACTAAGCTCGTGTTCAGCGTCAACACCGGTGCCGCCCTGCTCGGACTCGGTTACATCGTGGGCCTGAAGTACGCATTCGTCATCTTTGCCGGCTCAATCTTCGTGTGGTGGATCATTATTCCCCTCATGGGAACCTACGGCGCACCCGAAATAGCCTCGATGGAGCCCGGAGCCATCTTCAGCGACTACGCCCGCCTCATCGGTATCGGCGGTATAGCCATGGCCGGAGTCATAGGCATCGTGAAGTCATGGTCGATAATAGCTCAGGCAATAGGCCTCGCCGCACGTGAGCTCAAGGGCAAGAGCAGCGACATAAAGGAGGTGCGCTGGCAGCTCGACATATCGATGAAGCACATCGTCTACCTCATCGCCATAGCCCTTATAGCAGTGCTCGCCTTCTTCTACTTCGGAGTCATCCACACATTCTGGCAGGCACTCGTGGCCTGGCTCGTGGTAGTGGTGATAGCATTCCTCTTTACCACCGTTGCCGCCAACGCAATCGCCATCGTGGGCTCCAACCCCGTGTCGGGCATGACGCTGATGACGCTGATTATCGCATCGGCAATCTTCGTGGCAATAGGTCTTAAGGGCACATCGGGCATCGTTGCCGCAATGGTGATAGGCGGCGTTGTGTGTACCGCGCTCTCAATGGCCGGCGGTTTCGTGACCGACCTCAAGATAGGCTACTGGCTGGGCTCCACTCCCCGCAAGCAGGAGAGCTGGAAGTTCCTCGGCACACTCGTTTCAGCCGCCACAGTGGGTGGTGTAATTCTCGTGCTCAACGATGTCTACGGATTCTCGGGCCCCGACGCTCTCGTGGCTCCGCAGGCCAACGCCATGGCCAAGGTGATCGAGCCCCTGATGATGGGTGGCGACACTCCGTGGATTCTCTACATGGTAGGTGCCATCCTCGCACTCATCCTCAACTGGCTCGGTGTTCCGGCACTCGCATTCTGCCTCGGAATGTTTATCCCCTTGCAACTCAACACCCCCATGCTCATCGGTGGTGCCATCTCATGGTTCGTTTCAAGCCGCTCGACCGACTCGGCTGTCAACGACGCTCGCCGCGACCGAGGAACCCTCATCGCTTCGGGCCTCATCGCCGGCGGCGCACTGTTTGGCGTATTTGCCGCGCTTACCAACTACATGGGATTTGAGTACACCAATCCGTTATCGATGACAACCTCGCAGGCACTCGGATGCGTTATGTATCTGCTCCTCATCATCTATCTGATAGTTGACTGCATGCGAGCCAAGAAGCTATAA
- a CDS encoding CidA/LrgA family protein codes for MILQCAVLFAFLAIGEFVVWATGVPVPSSIIGMLLLTAALKLRIVRLMWVDRVSDFLVKNLGFFFVPAGVGLINCLGLIKAQWLPIIGASIVSTFLIIAVTGWVHQLVRRLSAPHHELSR; via the coding sequence ATGATTCTACAATGTGCCGTCTTGTTTGCGTTCCTGGCAATCGGCGAGTTTGTCGTATGGGCCACAGGGGTGCCTGTACCATCAAGCATCATCGGGATGCTGCTCCTCACGGCCGCCCTTAAGCTGCGCATCGTGCGCCTGATGTGGGTCGACCGCGTGTCAGACTTTCTTGTGAAGAACCTCGGATTCTTCTTTGTTCCCGCAGGCGTGGGCCTCATCAACTGCCTCGGGCTCATCAAAGCCCAGTGGCTCCCCATCATCGGGGCATCGATAGTAAGCACTTTCCTAATCATCGCCGTCACCGGTTGGGTCCACCAGCTTGTGCGCCGTCTTTCAGCACCGCATCATGAGCTTTCTCGATAA